The following DNA comes from Picosynechococcus sp. PCC 7003.
CCGGTGCCTGCCGATAAGCAATTTAAGGAACTGACGGTTTTAACAGTGGCAAATCTCCTTGGAGAAACCATCTGGCGCATCCACGAGGAAAGTTCTGTGAGCAGTATGTTCCGGTAGATCCTGGTTTTGCTAGAACGCTAAATTGATTTTGTGGGGGAGGGAAAATTTATCTCTCCTTTTTTTTGGCAATTTTCGGCCAAAGGCGATCGCCCCTCGGTTGTTTGGGAGAATCTTCTACAATGGGGAGCGGCCTTTATTCTCAAAGTTTTCAAGAAATTTATGGTAGTTGAGCAAATCCTAGATCTCGCCAAGCAAAAGGGTATCGAAGCGGAGGTGTACTACCGCAGTAGCCGTGATACTCCCATCGATTTTGAGAATAATCGCCTCAAGTCCCTAGAAACGAAAGCGAGCCAAGGGGTCGCCCTGCGGGTGGTCGTCGATGGGAAATTGGGCTTTGCCAGCGCCACGGATTTAACTCGTCTAGAAGAGGTAGTGGATGCGGCGATCGCCACGGCAGAAATCGGCGACCCGGTGGATTTTGAATTTGCCAAGGATTTTCAAGGGGTCGTGCCAGAGAGTGATTATGTACTGCCAGAAACCGCGAAACTGGTAAAAATTGGCGAAACCCTCATCGAAAAAGTGCGGGCCTACAACGACGACATTCTCGTTAGTGCCGGGTTCCATATCCGCTCTGGTCAAACGAAATTAGCCACCACCGGCGGCGTCTACGGCGAGCGCAATAGCAAGATTGTCAGCGCCAGCCTGGGGGGGAATCTCGTCCAGGGGGAAGATTTTCTCAATGCCTACGGTTATGACGTGGCCAAGGATGGCGAACCTGATTACGACAAAATCCTCGCCACCCTCATCGAAAAATATACCAACGCCGAAAAAGCAGCCCAAATTTCGAGCGGTCAATATCCCGTATTGTTTACCCCCAGGGCGGCCCTCAGTGCCATCGGCGGCCTGTTTGACACGATTCTCTCCGGTCAAGTGGTGGTGCAAAAAGCCTCACCCCTCGCGGGAAAAATTGGCGAACAACTCTTTGGCGATCACCTAACCATTTACGAAGATCCGACCATTGGCGTTTCTGCCTGTCCCTTCGACGATGAAGGTACCCCCACCCAGAAAAAAACCTTTATCCAAAACGGTATTGTCCAGCAATTCTATTGGGATCGCCAGTGGGCCGCCCGGGGCAACGCCGAGGCCCAGGGAAACGGTTTCCGGGGGGGCCTCTCCCGTCCCAGTCCTGATATGGTAAATTTCTGCATGGGTGCCGGGAAAACCCCTTTAACGGCGCTAATCAAAGACATGAAGGAAGGGGTGATTGTTGATCAAGTGCTGGGGGCGGGTCAGTCGAATCAGTTAGCCGGAGAATTTTCTGTGAATCTTGACCTCGGCTACAAAGTCGAAAACGGCGAAATTGTCGGTCGCCTGAAAAATACCATGGTGGCGGGCAGCATCTTCGAAGCCTTTGCGGATTTGGTCGATTTTAGCGACACCTGCGAATGGGTTGGTGGCAGCGCTTATATGCCAGCGATTCTGTTTGGCAAGTTGGGGGTTGCGTCCAGGGCGGTTTAAAATTTCCTTACTGCCCCTGCATTGTGAGCGATGATGCCTGTGAAATCTTTGATCCGATTGCTGAGTCTCTGTTGTGTGTGTGTCCTCTGCCTGGCGGGTTGTGTGGACTATGACGTGGAGATCGTCTTCGACCACCAGCACCATGGCGAAATTCACCAGCATCTCCAGTTGGGGGATGAGTTTACGAACTTTAATCAGCAGGAAGCAAAACACTGGCTCAAAAGTGTGGAAAAACGCGCTAGGGGCCTCCATGGTTCGGCCCAGCGGCTCTCGACCCAGGAGTTGGATGTACGGATCCCCTTCCACAACGGGGCGGATCTCGTAGAAAAGTTCAATGACTTTTTTAACCCGGAAGGACAAAATCTCCAGGCGGCAGATTTAGATTTGGTACAACTCAAGTCGGCGATCGCCCTCGAGCAGAAAAACTGGCTTTTGTTTGAACGCAACCGGGCCACCCTGGATGTGGATTTGCGGGCCTTGGGCGTTTTGTCCCAGCGGGGAAGTTTGATCCTCAGTCCTGGTTCTCTCTTGGATTTAGATGTCAGCCTAAAAACGCCTTTGGGAGCGCGAGTAATTAACAACAACACGACGGACGCTCCTGTAACCCGCAAGGAAGGCGATCGCCTGATTTGGACCTTACAACCGGGGCAGTTAAATCACCTGGAAGTGGCCTTTTGGGTACCTAGTTGGGTGGGCCTCGGCACGGGGGGATTAGTGGCGTTATTGTTCCTGGGCTATTACTTAAAATATCGCCGTTTGCCGGTGTAGTTGCCGATCTATCGCTATTGTTAAGTCAATTGCCTTTATCTTTTGCGTGCATCCTATGGTAGCCACCCAAGCCGAACCCTTAATTGAACTGCGGGGAATTTCAAAGGCCTTCGGGTCAAATGTCATTCTCGACAATGTTGACCTGACCATTTATCGGGGCGAAGCCCTCGTGATTATTGGCCCTTCCGGCACGGGGAAATCCACCATTTTGCGCATTATTGCGGGGCTACTGGCGGCGGATGCAGGAGAAATTTATATCAATGGCATTAAGCGCCAGGGACTCATCGAGGATGGTAACGATCCCATTGGGATCAGCATGGTCTTTCAGCAGGCGGCCCTCTTTGACTCTCTGACCGTGGCGGAAAATGTGGGTTTTTTGCTCTATCAACATTCGAAGCTGTCTGCAAAAAAAATCCGAGAATTAGTCGAAGAACGGTTAGATATGGTGGGGTTGTCGGGGGTTGGCGATCGCTACCCGTCCCAACTCTCTGGGGGGATGCGCAAACGGGTTAGCTTTGCCCGGGCGATTATGGCCAATCCCGATAATCCGAAGGACAATCCCGAAATTATTTTGTACGATGAACCCACTGCTGGTCTTGATCCCATTGCCTCGACGGTGATCGAAGATCTTGTGCGCCAGCTTCAACGGATGCAAGGGGTTTGTGGCACCTACGTGATGGTCAGCCACCAGGACAGTACCATTCGCCGTACCGCTGACCGAGTGATTTTCCTATATGACGGTAGGATCCAATGGACGGGGACAGTAACGGAAATTAACCAGACAAGAAATCCCCTTGTGCGCCAGTTTTTTGATGCGGCGGTGGAAGGTCCCATTAAAGTAATCGGCTAAAATTGACCCTCCCCCATACAATAAGACGTAAATTTATCCCCTCTACTGACGAATCCAATGCGATCGCGTACCCTCAAAGAAGGCTCCCTCGGTTTATTCATTTTCGCTGGACTCTCCCTGCTCGGCGTCGTGCTCATCTGGCTGACGGGGGCAACCCTAGGTAAACGCACTTACTCTATCAATGTCCGCTTTGACAATGCCAATGCGATGCAAGAAGGGGCGATCGTCCGGTACCGGGGCATTGAGGTGGGACGCATTGTTGCCGTACAACCTTCCAGCAATGGCATTGAAATCAAAATTCAAATCCAAACCCCTGATCTAGTCATTCCACGAGATGTAGTGGTAGAAGCAAACCAAGGGGGGCTCATTGGGGAAACCTCCCTCGAAATTATTCCCCAAACAGAATTAACCCAAGCAGAAATGGCCCAAAGCCCCTTCGCAGACGACTGTCCGGAAAAAAGCACGATTCTTTGTGATGGCACAACCCTAGATGGGGTGATTGGGGTTAGTTTTGATCAAGTGCTCCGCAATACCACCAAATTCAGTGAACTCTACGGTGATCCAGAATTTTTTGAAATTGTCCGTACCTTGGCAGATAACTCCAGCGACGCGGCAGCACAAGTAGCCATTCTCACTGAGGAGTTAGCTCTACTTTCTAAGGAAGTACGAGGGGAAGTGGATAATTTTGCCGAAAATGCCCAAGCCATCACCGATGCGGCAGTCACCAGTTCCAATCAACTCAATCGCACCCTCGAACAGGTGAACACCCTAACGGGGAATTTCAATAGCCTTGTGGTCGAAAATCGCCAAGCTCTGGTGGGGACCCTCAATAGCATCGGGCGCACCAGTGATCAGATGCAACGTACTTTAGCTTCCTTTGATACGACCCTCGATACGGTGAATCAAAATCTTAGTGCGGCGAATACCCAAGAAATTTTGGATAATCTCACAGTGCTAACGGCCAACGCGGCAACGACCTCGGAAAATCTCAAGGATGTCTCAACGGCTCTGAATGATCCAACCAATGTCTTGATGTTGCAAAAAACCCTTGATGCGGCTCGAGTCACCTTTGAAAATACCCAGAAAATTACCGCTGATTTGGATGAATTGACGGGGGATCCGCAGTTTCGGCGTAATCTGATTGATTTAGTGAATGGTTTGAGTCAGTTGGTTTCCTCGACGGATCAACTGCAGCAACAGATCCAGGTAGCCAATCGCATTGAGCAACAACGCCCCATTTATAACCAACAGCGGCAGCTATCGTTGCGTCCCAAGTCCCAGAATCCAGACCAGAGTCAGCCCAAAAACTAATCTACCAGGGACTTTTGGCAAGCTTAAGAACTGTTTTCGAGGATCGGACAATTTTTTTCTCAAAAACGCTTGGCGATCGCCAAATGAGTATGCTATATTCGTTCAAGTCAAAA
Coding sequences within:
- a CDS encoding DUF3153 domain-containing protein: MMPVKSLIRLLSLCCVCVLCLAGCVDYDVEIVFDHQHHGEIHQHLQLGDEFTNFNQQEAKHWLKSVEKRARGLHGSAQRLSTQELDVRIPFHNGADLVEKFNDFFNPEGQNLQAADLDLVQLKSAIALEQKNWLLFERNRATLDVDLRALGVLSQRGSLILSPGSLLDLDVSLKTPLGARVINNNTTDAPVTRKEGDRLIWTLQPGQLNHLEVAFWVPSWVGLGTGGLVALLFLGYYLKYRRLPV
- a CDS encoding MlaD family protein codes for the protein MRSRTLKEGSLGLFIFAGLSLLGVVLIWLTGATLGKRTYSINVRFDNANAMQEGAIVRYRGIEVGRIVAVQPSSNGIEIKIQIQTPDLVIPRDVVVEANQGGLIGETSLEIIPQTELTQAEMAQSPFADDCPEKSTILCDGTTLDGVIGVSFDQVLRNTTKFSELYGDPEFFEIVRTLADNSSDAAAQVAILTEELALLSKEVRGEVDNFAENAQAITDAAVTSSNQLNRTLEQVNTLTGNFNSLVVENRQALVGTLNSIGRTSDQMQRTLASFDTTLDTVNQNLSAANTQEILDNLTVLTANAATTSENLKDVSTALNDPTNVLMLQKTLDAARVTFENTQKITADLDELTGDPQFRRNLIDLVNGLSQLVSSTDQLQQQIQVANRIEQQRPIYNQQRQLSLRPKSQNPDQSQPKN
- a CDS encoding ABC transporter ATP-binding protein; this encodes MVATQAEPLIELRGISKAFGSNVILDNVDLTIYRGEALVIIGPSGTGKSTILRIIAGLLAADAGEIYINGIKRQGLIEDGNDPIGISMVFQQAALFDSLTVAENVGFLLYQHSKLSAKKIRELVEERLDMVGLSGVGDRYPSQLSGGMRKRVSFARAIMANPDNPKDNPEIILYDEPTAGLDPIASTVIEDLVRQLQRMQGVCGTYVMVSHQDSTIRRTADRVIFLYDGRIQWTGTVTEINQTRNPLVRQFFDAAVEGPIKVIG
- a CDS encoding TldD/PmbA family protein, whose product is MVVEQILDLAKQKGIEAEVYYRSSRDTPIDFENNRLKSLETKASQGVALRVVVDGKLGFASATDLTRLEEVVDAAIATAEIGDPVDFEFAKDFQGVVPESDYVLPETAKLVKIGETLIEKVRAYNDDILVSAGFHIRSGQTKLATTGGVYGERNSKIVSASLGGNLVQGEDFLNAYGYDVAKDGEPDYDKILATLIEKYTNAEKAAQISSGQYPVLFTPRAALSAIGGLFDTILSGQVVVQKASPLAGKIGEQLFGDHLTIYEDPTIGVSACPFDDEGTPTQKKTFIQNGIVQQFYWDRQWAARGNAEAQGNGFRGGLSRPSPDMVNFCMGAGKTPLTALIKDMKEGVIVDQVLGAGQSNQLAGEFSVNLDLGYKVENGEIVGRLKNTMVAGSIFEAFADLVDFSDTCEWVGGSAYMPAILFGKLGVASRAV